One Chaetodon auriga isolate fChaAug3 chromosome 14, fChaAug3.hap1, whole genome shotgun sequence genomic window carries:
- the kiaa0586 gene encoding protein TALPID3 isoform X1 gives MRSQPDSSSDKPRPLSGETSVDQSSCSSDTGDVLIRSTRVLLSDRRHEAGPGPGSVQITVQKLRGPRVQPPVAEQQQQSVGTVKQQRPKPRQTPREAGRPQPGIRHTGTLRKPEPTRESSASSQPPVAESSPDRKLSAGTPGDQQPGGDLLTSRFTAGGRGVVLAALRQRSHSTAHGREVKVQLLDRGPLQTGSQGAPGLRINSQDAAGVARVRAEAPLSAGRPADDTDVAAAGHPVKASSRLEARVSRLADGVQELLQADREGGDRGWSLSQQTLHHLETLHNQQLQLQNQLWESALRIVTGHALATSGPAVTPDLTASAQPACLQVTHLDTAADVLSNQQGSSSATATAKPGPVAMATTHRDRWPEQTRDDRCRRGAPSVSTATQTAAGSHLQSSANHSQAAARRANEVLREMGCLKTEMKTLLMPEDSLNTSRPGPDHHQSQQSYFQQIQSQQNLPQPNHFQSKSLQTEPQLSQSLQSKSQQNQSRSQQVQSSQTHSQSHQGPFPQILSQENRTHQSQSVQVQRRPPLPSMLEEAGQVLWQVQRQKKVLEENVEALLRVRTGEVLHCHLEALAANRDWTEEVRIKKTVDAWINTLTKDIQAEMSSEDPVTKASRDAKVTSQQRAAGSSAHTGRRRPMSTLRGTGSRGQTAGHRLLQGAEPERPTGRLTDSEQVEGDGESYLSRLYGRAPYEGLRRTLKKSPYLRFSSPGSPPSRKPRPRLVESVRGVKVKSCKTQTFLDPALSRSPGPPQHRHITGSSRLTSGDPVPMAIPLGRPRMDSSRCLTEPQEEVTSPPTAPPTSSVVAVDNRSAELPSHKAEQLDAGEAPPLPHVDIIERKSEEEEDEQSVFPGTDFPSAADSVQEEVSVVGEEVVELDGGPSPPPVLYQGPVFPPQASAASPDQDQASVLDINLQRDVLENRLVEWVEQQLMSRMISEMYCPPPSDPAQNDCTDQSESEEQSVTSDIVEAAGGGGLQLFVDSNMAVDSALIRQLVDEVLTEHVALMLGTRDTLETGPEPGLELLKPGPGAHHEERPISLVPTPLPTPSPSPTLPSSQTPPLTTPPRSEPTSLLNEESPQPIAAPDTVATPTPSPEPAHSAGSPSAVHQAPPPLTWGDTELPLDEGRPEERLDTHPQPLVMSVAEDEPPLSSPLLPPPSLPPAPFASPPPLESPSSSSDSSSSSSSSCVVTADTDAALRHISEGELLLSVQQLAAMTDEEAVCSFSSSLQEQQEMDFDPPSEGQVRGHDLLLTLLSKMEQGVTHSERPQLEGSWGRNQEEGEVSIGELRDDRTTKSHRTTNPISRRTAAAQRGRTSSPGQISQCAGVSEVSCEVTNQGSLTVGDLMVDPMGTLTFDLQTDLSLSPPPPHPEDTHAAEQVVPIQVRQHDTHTGRKLSCSGTEECVGVSLQVTSRGRRASTLTAAPPVCLKLC, from the exons ATGCGGTCTCAGCCGGACTCCAGCTCAGACAAACCGCGGCCTTTATCTGGTGAAACCAGTGTAGATCAgtcctcctgcagctccgacACCGGGGACGTTTTAATCCGGTCCACTCGGGTTCTTCTCTCTGATCGGAGACACGAAGCTGGACCAGGACCCGGATCTGTCCAGATAACCGTCCAGAAACTGCGGGGCCCTCGCGTCCAGCCTCCTGTGGCcgagcagcaacagcagagtgTCGGGACCGTAAAGCAGCAGCGGCCGAAGCCTCGACAGACGCCGCGGGAAGCAGGGCGCCCTCAGCCCG gAATCAGACACACTGGGACGCTGAGGAAACCTGAACCGACCAGAGAGAGCAGCGCGTCCTCG CAGCCTCCAGTAGCAGAGTCCAGTCCAGACAGGAAGCTCTCTGCTGGGACACCCGGCGACCAGCAACCCG GTGGCGACCTCCTGACGTCCCGTTTCACCGCCGGAGGTCGAGGAGTCGTCTTAGCCGCTCTGAGACAGCG CTCTCACAGCACCGCCCACGGGAGGGAGGTCAAAGTGCAGCTGTTGGACCGGGGGCCTCTGCAGACCGGCTCCCAGGGTGCTCCTGGTCTGAGGATCAACTCGCAGGATGCAGCGGGTGTGGCGAGGGTCCGGGCGGAGGCACCGCTGTCCGCTGGTCGCCCGGCAGATGACACGGACGTAGCAGCTGCTGGTCATCCCGTCAAG gCTTCATCACGTCTGGAGGCTCGAGTGTCTCGGCTGGCGGACGGCgtccaggagctgctgcaggccgACAG GGAGGGCGGGGACAGGGGGTGGAGCCTAAGCCAGCAGACGCTGCATCACCTGGAGACACTGCACAaccaacagctgcagctgcag AACCAGCTGTGGGAGTCAGCTCTCAGGATAGTGACGGGCCACGCCCTGGCAACCTCTGGCCCTGctgtgacccctgacctcacagcttcagctcagccagccTGTCTGCAGGTGACTCACCTGGACacagcag cAGACGTCCTCAGCAACCAGCAGGGAAGCTCCTCGGCAACCGCCACCGCGAAGCCTGGCCCAGTTGCTATGGCAACAACCCACCGTGACCGATGGCCGGAGCAaactag AGATGACCGGTGTCGCCGAGGCGCACCCAGCGTTTCCACGGCAACccagacagctgcaggaagtCACCTGCAGTCTTCGGCCAATCACAGTCAGGCAGCGGCAAGGAGAGCCAACGAGGTGCTGAGGGAGATGGGATGTTTGAAGACTGAGATGAAGACGCTGCTGATG CCAGAAGACTCTCTGAACACCAGCAGACCTGGACCAGACCACCACCAGTCCCAACAATCCTACTTCCAGCAAATTCAGTCCCAACAAAATCTCCCCCAACCAAACCACTTCCAGTCCAAGTCCCTGCAAACTGAGCCCCAACTATCCCAGTCACTACAGTCCAAGTCCCAACAAAACCAGTCTCGATCCCAACAAGTTCAGTCCTCACAAACCCACTCCCAGTCCCATCAAGGCCCTTTTCCACAAATCCTCTCCCAAGAAAATCGTACCCATCAGTCCCAGTCAGTACAGGTCCAGAGGAGGCCTCCACTTCCGTCCATGTTGGAGGAGGCAGGTCAGGTTCTCTGGCAGgttcagagacagaagaaggtTCTAGAGGAGAATGTGGAGGCTCTGCTGAGGGTCAGAACGGGAGAGGTCCTGCACTGCCACCTGGAGGCACTGGCTGCTAACAG AGACTGGACTGAGGAGGTCCGGATCAAGAAGACAGTGGACGCCTGGATCAACACTTTGACCAAAGACATCCAG GCTGAGATGTCCTCAGAGGACCCTGTGACCAAAGCCAGCAGAGACGCCAaggtgacatcacagcagagggCTGCTGGGAGCTCCGCCCACACGGGCAGGCGGAGGCCAATGAGCACGCTCAGAGGAACAGGAAGTAGaggacagacagctggacaCAGACTG CTGCAGGGGGCGGAGCCTGAGAGACCCACAGGTAGACTGACAGACAGCGAGCAGGTGGAGGGGGACGGAGAGTCGTACCTGAGTCGTCTGTACGGCAGAGCTCCATATGAAGGTCTGAGACGAACCCTGAAGAAGAGTCCGTACCTTCGCTTCAGCTCACCTGGCTCACCGCCCAGCAGGAAGCCCCGCCCCCGCCTGGTGGAGAGTGTCAGAG GTGTGAAGGTGAAGTCCTGTAAGACTCAGACGTTTTTGGATCCCGCCCTCAGTCGGTCACCTGGACCACCTCAGCATCGTCACATCACCGGCTCCTCACGCCTGACCTCTGGTGACCCTGTTCCCATGGCGATCCCTCTGG GTCGTCCCAGGATGGACTCTTCCAGGTGTCTCACTGAGCCTcaagaggaagtgacatcaccaCCCACAGCTCCTCCCACATCCAGTGTGGTCGCCGTGGACAACAGATCTGCCGAGCTGCCGTCACAC AAGGCAGAGCAGCTGGATGCAGGTGaggctcctcctcttcctcatgttGACATCATCGAGAggaagagtgaagaagaagaggacgaaCAGAGCGTCTTCCCTGGAACCGACTTCCCGTCTGCTGCTGACAGCGTCCAG gaggaggtgagtgTTGTGGGTGAGGAAGTGGTGGAGTTGGATGGAggtccatctcctcctcccgtCCTGTATCAGGGTCCGGTCTTCCCTCCCCAGGCCTCCGCCGCCTCCCCTGACCAGGATCAGGCGTCTGTCCTGGACATCAACCTGCAGAGAGACGTCCTGGAGAACCGGCTGGTGGAATG ggtggagcagcagctgatgtcCCGGATGATCTCAGAGATGTactgcccccctccctctgaCCCCGCCCAGAACGACTGtactgaccaatcagagtcTGAGGAGCAGAGCGTCACCTCAGACATTG tggaggcagcaggaggtggaggtctgcagctgtttgtagaCTCCAACATGGCAGTGGACTCGGCTCTGATCAGGCAGCTGGTTGATGAGGTCCTGACCGAGCATGTTGCACTGATGCTGGGGACCAGAGACACACTGGAAACAGGACCAGAACCAGGACTAGAACTGCTAAAACCAGGTCCAGGAGCACATCATGAG GAGAGACCCATATCACTGGTTCCTACACCACTACCTACTCCTTCACCCAGCCCGACCCTGCCCAGCTCACAGACCCCACCTCTGACCACACCCCCTCGCTCTGAGCCAACCAGCCTGCTGAACGAGGAGTCTCCTCAGCCAATCGCAGCACCAG ATACTGTAGCCACACCCACCCCTAGTCCAGAACCCGCCCACTCTGCAGGAAGTCCTTCTGCTGTCCATCAAGCCCCGCCCCCTCTGACCTGGGGAGACACTGAGCTGCCATTGGACGAGGGGAGACCAGAGGAGCGCCTGGATACACACCCACAGCCgct ggtgaTGTCAGTAGCGGAGGATGAGCCTCCCCTCTCgtcccctcttcttcctcctccctccctccctcctgctcccttcgcgtctcctcctcccctcgagtccccctccagctcctcagacTCCAGTAGCTCCagtagcagcagctgtgtggtgaCAGCAGACACTGATGCAGCACTCAGACACATCTCAGAGGGAGAACTGCTTCTCAGCGTCCAGCAGCTGGCTGCCATGACAG acgaGGAGGCTGTCTGTAGTTTTTCCAGTTCTctccaggagcagcaggagatg GACTTTGACCCCCCCAGTGAAggacaggtcagaggtcatgacCTCCTGCTGACCCTGCTGAGCAAGATGGAGCAGGGagtcacacacagtgagagaccACAGCtggag GGCTCCTGGGGGAGGAatcaggaggagggggaggtgagcATTGGAGAGCTGAGAGACGATCGGACTACAAAATCTCACCGGACTACAAATCCCATCAGCAGGAGAACAGCAGCCGCTCAGCGGGGCCGAACGTCCTCACCTGGACAGATCAGTCAGTGTGCAG GTGTGTCAGAAGTCAGCTGTGAAGTGACCAATCAGGGCTCGCTCACTGTGGGCGACCTGATGGTAGATCCAATGGGCACCCTGACATTTGACCTCCAGACTGACCTGtcactgtctcctcctcctcctcacccggaggacacacacgcagcagaacag gttgtTCCCATCCAGGTTCGGCagcacgacacacacacaggtaggaAGCTTTCCTGCTCAGGAACAGAGGAGTGTGTGGGCGTCAGTCTCCAggtgaccagcagagggcgacGTGCCTCCACACTGACCGCTGCTCCACCCGTCTGTTTAAAGCTCTGTTAG